The Haliaeetus albicilla chromosome 9, bHalAlb1.1, whole genome shotgun sequence genomic sequence ccatccccatccgCCAGGGGAGCATCATTCCTCCTCCGGACACTCCTGGTCCCCGGCGTAGGGGGACCCTGGCTCTGCACAGCCCAGCTGGCAGGGGAGCGGAATGGGAAGCGGGGCTGGGAACACTCCTGTCCCCGTGGCAGAGGGTTTCCCATTTCCACGGGGGAGCAGGGAAAACtgtttccctctgctcttcaaACCCCTTTTGCAGCCGGTGCCTCCTGCTTGTGTTTACAGTCCAGCTGGGCTGGTAAGCCTCTTCACCTGCCTTCCCCAGGACTCACTGGGTTAAAGTTTATTGCGAGATGAATTAATTGATGATGATGAAAATGATTAAGTGATGAAAAGGTAACAACTCCTCCTGCGAACGTCTGACATGCACTTAGCCAGACGACTTATTTGTAGGATACCAGGGGGCTGATACATTAACAGATATAATTTGCGGTCTCCCGAGGAGAGGTTAAGGGCTGGGAGCACGGCTCCCTGGGAGCTGCCCCGTCTCTCCACCTCGCCTGCCCCGGCCTTAATCAAGCGATCATCTCAGCCCGCGCCTTGCCGGCCCCCTCGCTCCATTCAATGGGGGAAAATTTGCAGACAAATTCCTGCCAGCGGGACGTTGGAGCTCTCCTGCGTGGCGGGATAAAGATACCTGTCACCTCCGCCCGGCCCTGCCGCCGGCTCACGCTGGGAGTGCCGTTCAAGGAGCACCATGCTGATACCCTTATTTGATTACGCCTCTTCATGCCTTCCTCTGTGCGGGAAGAGCTATTCAGCGTGGGCTCCGCGGCGCTCCCAGCACGGGCTGGCCTCGCTGCTGGCCTTTTGTTAGCCCCGTTGGCGGCACGCCGGGCGTCAGGGCTGCACGGGGGGCCCTGTGCCACCCCCTCCAAACCAGGGCTTTTCCCGATGCTTTGCAACAGGGCCCTGGCCAGGCTGTTGATTTTTAACCAGCAAACTGTAAAAACGAGGGGAAAAATAGGATTTAAATAGAAACATGAATGGCTTCGTGAGAGAAGCGCTCTGTTCCTACTTTGGCTTCACAACGCTTTTGGCACGATGAAGATGCAGCTGCCTGGTACCTGCTAGCTGTGTCCAGCAGGACATCCCAGAGGCACATTACTGGGATCAGCCCCTGGTGCTGCCAGGTGATCCAGCTCCCCTGTGGCCTCAGGAGCTTTTGGTCAGGTTTGTGAGCTTGCAGAGAGGGGATCAATTTTCCCTCTGCTCAGAAGCTCGAACCTCAGCAGCTGGAGATCCCTCTGGCACAAAGAGCTTTCGGCTGCAATCTCAACATAAATGCCATTTTGCAGATTCCCTGGCCAGAGCCACCCACCCCATGCCATGCTACCCCCTGCTCCCGGACAATGCCACCTGTACCCTGCCTTGTCCCAAGCACCAGCGGTGGCCACCTCGCCTGCAGAGAAGAGGTGTGCCCTCTGCAGCCGAAGCATTTAATGGGTCACCCCacgctgccccagccccacagcccctctgCCATCTCCAAAAGTTTCTTGTACCTTCCATTAAGGTAAAATATGCTGCTCCAGGTGATGCTGGGGTGGGAgaccccagccagccctgcagcagccctgggaaggCAGCCTGGGTTCCTGCTTCTCATTCTGGAGTTACTCACTCGGACTGCTGGAAATGTGGAGCGATTGgcccttgttttgcttttccctgctaGATTAAAGAGCTCTTAAGTACCTGGCTTGTTATTTCTGCCAAGGTACTTACGCACCAAGGTCCTTGTGACTGTAATCAAGCCGCCCCTTGATCTTCTTCCTGATAAACTAAGTAGGCTGAGTGTCCTGTCTGCCTCCATCGGAAATGTCCTCAGCTCTTGTCGAGCTCTCCAGGGGTTTCTCTGCAGACTCTCCAGCTTGAGGCACAGCCTGCTTCGGCAACGCGCGTGGCCTCAAGTGTGCCAGGATTGGATCTGCTGGTGCAAAGTCACTCCCCTGTCCCAGCTCCTCCGAAACAGCCCTTATGTCCTGCAAAGCCAGCGGTGGAAGGGACAGGGTAGCTGCACAAACCTCCAggctctccctgcctgcacggCTGCAAATCCCCCCGTTAAGCCCGCAGGCTTTGGGCACCtgccccttccccccttcccccccccaaagttTGCTCCAAGCATCAACCACCCTCAAATCTCCCTCCAGCGAGTTCTGCTCCGCTGGGCAGGAGCAAGGCTCTGGGGAGCTGTGCAGCAACGAGTGTGGTTGGGGCAGAGCATTTCTGGAAGGGAGGTGACtgtccaagcagccagggaGGGACCCGTGAAGACCAGACCTTACCTGGGTGTCATGTCCATCTTCTGATGCCCAAGCCCAGCTCCAGGTTCTCAGAGAGCCCCAATGGGCTCCAGCGCCAACTGCTGCCAGTTTCTCCACCTTAGCAGCTGATGGCCTACACATGGCTGGCTGGAGAGTGGTGATCTGGGTGGCCACAGCACAGCAAGGAAGACATCTGGGTCCTTGGATGCAAGGTGTCACCTGCAGGAGCCCAGTCCCTTGAGTCAGAGCCACGATGCAAGTAGCGCCTGCGGTCTTTGCTGGCTCCAAAGTCGctttggagaagagggaagtgCCAGATGGGCCGAATCACCACTGTGTTTGTAAAGATAAAATGACACTCCGGTACTTAATTAAAGTAACCGTTGCTATTTTACTTTTGACCAAAATACGCCCATATTGCAGGTGTTTTGCAGATTGGGGCTAGCTCTTCTTAACAAGTGCTTCCCGCCCTGCAGGGAGCATCCCCCCATCCCCGGTGCcgggctggccctgctgccccgTGCACGCTCACCCACCCAGGCCGAAAAGTGGCATTTGCTGGACTCAGGTCACTGCCCTCCAGCAAAGGGGCTCTCGGCCGAGCCCCAGCAGCATGTCCTGCCACCGGCACCTCCTGAAAGGGACCTtccgccgcagccccggcccatTGTCCGGGGGGATAATTGGAGGGAGAAGTGAAACGGGGCTGTAATGAATTCTGCTGCTATTCAGCGGGGCCGGGAGGCAGAAAGCTCGCTGCTCCTGCCAAAGTGCTGAGGCTGCTACTTCTATTCTGCGGCCGGAGGGGAGGTCTCTGGAGGGCAGCTCGCTATTGAGGAGGCTCCGGGGTTGAAACAACACCCGGCGTCTGAAGTTATACTCTTTCTGCGCGAATGTGCTCCGATGTGGCTGTGCACAGGGTCCTTCCCCGCAGGCTTGGCAGGGCTGTAGCCAAGCTGCTGGTGCTCCCTGGCTTGCACAGCGCAGGGCTGCGGCTGTGCGACACGTTGGGGTGTCCCTGCGCCCGTCACTGTACTGTGCTGACACcagcctcagccctgctgcccttTTGCCCGGGCTGCCCTCGGGGGCTCTGCGTGGCCAAATCCTCATTCCCTCattcccttctcccccagggTCCCGTGCAAAGCTCCCTTGGCCACAGTGACCCCCCTTCAGGCCCCAGACCGATGCCTGACCCACCCCCAGCATCCAGCAGCACAAGCACAGCTCCCCCGGCACCCTGCCAGGGGCTGCTTCCTCCCCATGTTTTTTGGGGTGATGGAGCAGACCTGGAGGGGGGACCCAGCCCGGGGGCGGATggaaaaatctgtgctgctCTTTCCAGGCGTGCCAAGGCGGCGAAGGGCCGGACGGCGAAGCGTCTGTGTGGTCCCTCCCGCGCGCAGGCAGAACCCCGTGGCGGGCAGCTTCTCTCCCACGCGCTCCTGCCGGTAGCTGGCCGTCTCCAGACATCTTGCATCGttctgctcagctctgctgcagctgctgccgAGCTCCTGCTGGGGCCTCGCACGCGGGGTGGGGTTCCCCCCACTCTCAAAAGCCTGCGGACCCTCCCGGCAGCATCCGGCTGGAGGCAGGGACGCTGCCAGGAGCGGTCCCCTGGGATGCTGGGCTGGCTCAGCCAGCCACACGTAGCCTGGGTCCGTGGTGCCTCGGCCCCCGGGGGGAAGCTTTCTGCCAATTTGCCGGAGCTGCAGAGGGATGGGTGCCAGAAGAAGAGCTGGCAGCCTGCGCGGGGGCTGGCTTCCCACACGCGAAGCCCGGAGGGGGTGCGGGGGTGCCCAGCTGCCTCCCCGGCGCAGGCAGGAGTGCGGGGGCAGCGAGCTGGCGTTACAGGGCAGTCCCCAGGGATGCTGGCGTTGCTCCTGCCCTGAGGCGCACGGGTCTTACTTTACATCCAGGCACTCTTTAAGCAAATGCTAAGTAAATCCCTTTCCCTTCTTGCCCGTCAGGATGACACGGTTTCAAACCTTCAAGGGGATTTAGGGCCTTTGTCTCTGGCCGGGCAAACCGGGCGGGCACGCAATCAGCAAACCACTGGCAATTACAGCCATCACAATTTTCTGCTTCAGTGCTATAAACAAGCGGGCAGGGGAGCCCAGAGCACAGCACCCTGAAGAGCAAGGGAAGACAAACAGGACTTTGTCCCAAGGTTTAGAGCAAGCTGCAGGCATCCCCAGGGCTAAATGCTGTTCTTCCCAGCACATGGTGCTCTCGTAACACCTTGGCTCAGCGGAGCTTAGCAAGCTGTCACAAGCCCAAGGAGAGCCCTCCTGACCTCCCCGGGAAACGACTCCAGTGAGCAATAAACTGGCTCCTGTTTACTTGGGAGGGGGGGGTCTTAGCGGGCTTTAACACAGAAGGGACAACTCTGAGCTGTGAAATGACACCGGAGCCATCGCTGGAGCAGCCCACAGCCGCCAGCAGTACAGGGAGCCAGCTGGGGTCTGAGCCTCCCTCATGAAAGATGGGGGGCCACGGACATCCCGTCCCATCAGATCTTTTCCTGTTCTCTTACCCATGGGTGATGGTTAACCAGCCCCATCTGCAGCGTGCTTCACCAGACAGGCAAACAGTGGGCGATAAAGGAGCCCTCGCCCCGTGCAAGGTCTGCTGCAGGGGCGAaggtgggagggggggagcggTGGCTGTGCCGTGGGCTGCCCCGGCATGGGAAGAGCTCCCCGAGAGGTGCCTTGTGACCCTCACGCTCGCTGTGACGCTGGCTGAGCAAGCACAATGCAGCTCATGGCTGTGCCCctctcccctttgcctgttTGCCTGCTCCCATCCCACTGCTCTCATCCGTTTGTCCAGCAGCGGGTGGCCATGGTGGTCCAGCTCCTCATCCCTTTGGGGAGACGTGATCCTGCTCGCCCGGTGCCCAGCGCCAGACCCGCTCTCAAACCTCCAGGGAGGGCTGACCCAAACAGGCAGCGCCACAGGCAGGGGGCTGcccacagcctctgcctgcagcctgcccacacacagctgagcccagcaGGGAAGGCAGCGAGCGCCAGCGCCGTCTGCGAGCACAAACAGCTGCTTGGAGCCCACTCAGAAACACCAGCCCAAGCTGTCCAGCTGCCAGCCCCTCTGTTTCAGAGCACAATGAAAGCTGAAGGATGGCTGAAAACAAGCCACCCCGTGGGAAGGGAAGTGCAgagctctgtgctgcaggaCAAGCCAGCACTGACCCCACGGTGAGGACCAACGCTTGGCTGCAGGGAGAAAGGAAGCATCCATCAGGCCCACTGGGGTCCTCGCTGTGAGACCCTCGTGCGGCTGCTGACCAGCCAGAGCCCTCCCGGATGCAGAGCTGGGGATGAGGGCTCCAATTTACCTGTCCATTCACCATACTTGGGACTGGCTCAGTTGGTAACACTGCCTACTGGAAGGGTTTGTCCCGATGCATCATCATCCCAAAGCTCCCCCATCCCCTTCTAGGCTCATCATCTCCTCCAGCATGCACCGCAATGCAGCCCTGAAGGATGTCCTCGTCTCTCCTCTGTAGCCGGGAAGGGCTCCGGTATTGCTCTGCATTTACATGTTGCAGTCAAACCCCTGAGTGCAATGGGCCATTTGCTCTCCCCCACCATAAACCAGATTCATTTCACTCTGGGACAAAGGCAGGTTGTCTTCCAGGTTCAGAGATGAGCCTGTTGCTGATGGAGCCAGGAATGGGGCTCAGCCTGATACTGGAGCTGCAAACAAAGCCAAATGTTTCCCGAGCCCGGCAGGATCAGCCTGTGTTGGTCCTACTTTACACTGGTTGTTAGCCTTAGTGAGGATGCTGCTGGGCTGTGGTGGGCTCCGGCCCAGAACTGTCTCCCCTGTTTGGCAGGTGCCCTATGTGTGTCAGCACTGCTAAAAGAGATGGGGGTTTATCTgtgcctgggctgcag encodes the following:
- the LOC138686870 gene encoding uncharacterized protein isoform X1, with amino-acid sequence MSGDGQLPAGARGREAARHGVLPARGRDHTDASPSGPSPPWHAWKEQHRFFHPPPGWVPPPATLEPAKTAGATCIVALTQGTGLLQVTPCIQGPRCLPCCAVATQITTLQPAMCRPSAAKVEKLAAVGAGAHWGSLRTWSWAWASEDGHDTQVRSGLHGSLPGCLDSHLPSRNALPQPHSLLHSSPEPCSCPAEQNSLEGDLRVVDAWSKLWGGEGGKGQVPKACGLNGGICSRAGRESLEVCAATLSLPPLALQDIRAVSEELGQGSDFAPADPILAHLRPRALPKQAVPQAGESAEKPLESSTRAEDISDGGRQDTQPT